The following proteins are encoded in a genomic region of Verrucomicrobiaceae bacterium:
- a CDS encoding ACT domain-containing protein, whose protein sequence is MSTSADQIIACLGPEGSFSHLVTQRRFPGARVSLRENIGDVFDFITANPAALGIVPIENSSGGFIIDTVDRLIDARCVLCIQEELTLDVKLALLGRVGEAVTAIHSHAMPFYHGDEWLKAHYPQAKRIVEASTAKAAEKAAATPGAAAIGPRQNAQRHALEVLHFPIAGEVPNITQFFLIGHAVNTPDTAHNRTALVVELPDKPGSLCRFLTPLSESGVNLKRLESRPIRGQPNKYRFYIEVEGSVAEPRVHAAFAQTEADGASLCAASAHTRAGAVSSREKAHFLF, encoded by the coding sequence ATGAGCACATCTGCCGACCAAATCATCGCCTGCCTCGGGCCCGAGGGGAGTTTTTCGCATCTGGTCACACAGAGGCGCTTTCCAGGGGCCCGTGTGAGTCTGCGGGAAAACATCGGGGATGTGTTCGACTTCATCACCGCGAATCCAGCAGCATTGGGCATCGTGCCGATTGAGAATTCCTCCGGTGGCTTCATCATCGACACGGTGGACAGGCTCATCGATGCGCGGTGTGTGCTGTGCATCCAGGAGGAGCTGACTCTGGATGTGAAGCTCGCGCTGCTAGGCCGCGTAGGTGAGGCGGTGACGGCGATCCACTCCCATGCGATGCCGTTTTATCATGGGGATGAGTGGCTCAAAGCACATTACCCGCAGGCCAAACGCATCGTGGAGGCTAGCACCGCCAAAGCCGCAGAAAAAGCCGCCGCTACGCCCGGTGCAGCCGCCATCGGCCCACGCCAAAATGCCCAGCGGCATGCCCTGGAGGTGCTGCACTTCCCCATCGCGGGCGAGGTGCCCAACATCACCCAATTCTTCCTCATCGGCCATGCGGTCAATACCCCCGACACAGCGCATAACCGCACCGCGCTGGTCGTGGAGCTACCAGATAAGCCGGGCAGCCTATGCCGCTTTCTCACGCCCCTCAGCGAGAGTGGTGTGAACTTAAAACGCCTGGAGTCCCGCCCCATCCGTGGCCAGCCAAACAAGTACCGCTTCTACATCGAGGTGGAGGGAAGTGTGGCCGAGCCCCGCGTCCACGCTGCCTTTGCCCAGACCGAGGCAGATGGCGCCTCTCTCTGCGCCGCATCGGCTCATACACGAGCGGGAGCCGTTTCGAGTCGTGAGAAGGCTCACTTCCTCTTTTGA
- a CDS encoding DUF4159 domain-containing protein has translation MKTALFGLWAVFLTFSAFAADLTPFRITCGNLVYSMDEKTSVCFADYFLGETARITGMNIEPRFLKLKLGDEELFQTPFCVFTGTGDFKLNVKERENLRSYLQRGGFMVASPGCSDQPWVAAFKREIEGVLPDSPLKIIPMTHPIFDMVHKVPALHLEKKKGGTTMLHGIEIDGRLALVFSAEGLNDTDHTKGCCCCGGNEVHESMLMNINLLVYALLY, from the coding sequence ATGAAAACCGCGTTGTTTGGCCTTTGGGCCGTTTTTTTGACTTTTTCGGCCTTTGCAGCCGATTTGACGCCCTTTCGCATCACCTGCGGAAACTTGGTATACTCGATGGATGAGAAGACTTCGGTCTGCTTTGCCGACTACTTCCTCGGCGAAACCGCACGGATCACGGGCATGAACATTGAGCCGAGGTTTCTGAAGCTCAAACTCGGCGACGAAGAGCTGTTTCAGACGCCATTTTGCGTCTTCACCGGCACTGGCGACTTCAAGCTCAACGTGAAGGAGCGCGAGAACCTGCGCTCCTACCTCCAGCGCGGCGGCTTCATGGTCGCCAGCCCTGGCTGCTCCGACCAGCCCTGGGTCGCCGCCTTCAAGCGCGAAATCGAAGGCGTGCTGCCCGACTCGCCGCTCAAAATCATCCCCATGACGCATCCCATATTCGACATGGTCCACAAAGTGCCCGCCCTGCACCTGGAGAAGAAAAAAGGCGGCACCACGATGCTCCACGGCATCGAGATCGACGGGCGCCTCGCCCTCGTCTTCTCTGCCGAAGGGCTCAACGACACCGATCACACCAAAGGCTGCTGCTGCTGCGGTGGTAACGAAGTGCATGAAAGCATGCTCATGAACATCAATCTGCTGGTCTATGCGCTGCTGTATTGA